The segment ttttacatgtctatataaaatatacatttgttgttgtaataatctctgtgcaattcgtcaggagaaattcattatcgaacgtattctccttttaataattgggaaccattttaatgaaatttgttcataataataataataattattattatttcctctgcagttcgatgaaaattaacgagagaaaatcaccttctataaacaaatacaaccgcgtattattcttacgattatttcaacattcatttaaattgaatttatgtgtaatgataattaaatattacattggttgaagttacgtgaaaatcaagaacagaaaacattttccataaataaatatatttattttaattataatatttattttagttacgaacttatatgaaataattattaaaacctattttcaaagaagtttcatgaagatcgtggagaataaaatcattagtaataaatggatatgtacacatacatttttgttaaagattgtctcaatgtttatttaattttcaaatcattcataattgataattatttcattggtaattaagtagaaatcttcagaattaaagttttcttgtacatatatacataaatataaagttaaaaaaattgtgtctaaaaatatagcagtaattttctttcgaaaagaaaactttcgaaattataattaatattgcttggtcatctctcggctcgctaatgtgcttcaataatcaaacacagctataattcccaagagttccatgccataattatcacgttcgaaaattcaattattgtataatatgagaatcaattctatttagtatttcacgaaaccgaaatatggatgtatataaattccataattgatatacaaggaaattcatttatttaataacgagaaagctacgtatttagtgtatcacgaatgaaaacaataattgaaacaatttttaattagttatataatattttcgggattatttttattaaaattgtataattgatataactgcggaatcgaatgatgcgagagaagtgaaaatcaatgtattcaatgatcggctgatgattgagaagtgagaggcgattgagattgttatttacatatgtcgagaatatagtgcgtgaaattagcgtaaatattcgcgtgtatattttaattttttgtacaatcaattgacaatataaattgatgaaatttgattatcaacagtatacaacaactctgaaaattcttcgacattttgcttttattgaaattccttaataacatatcatttaatatcatcgaaattcaaattgctgtaaattttcgcattagcattgctgaaattaaaattcgtattaatctaacattaactggtgtcgttcaaattgtaattgctataaaattaacataagctatgtggtctggctagaacttactattgttataatttatattatttaccattataaattgataaaatatgattatcaacaatgttgaacaatataaaattcttatgatatttcaatttttattttaaatttcgttcgaagaatcgctgttcctgtcaacaaccaaacttcgtctgaggaataattacccttccacaaaattcaactattccgatcccttcattataaagtttttaatattcgtatagcctcgggctatttataaattcctcggagaaaaaattttacagattctccgacgtaattaaccccttgaaatacgatttctttcattgtcatgttgattagcatactctgtcgttaataaattctacacgagacagaaaatttatatttgttacattatatgactgcattgttttaaatgacaacatattcaatttttattgtaacatatttttgaatatttagtacatatcgaatatatatcattcgagcaaggaggggatagttttacccttaaaaatataaacgaaggaaagaaattcaattttttaatatctttaaatttttatcttaaatttttttaatatctggtgcaattttaaaaatatggaagttctatctcaaagaaaataaaaaggggtgcaaaatctaattttcgctggaagtaatttcttaatatccaataaaattgtagaaataattatgcagagagggaaacatctacaagataccacattcattcagggggtagtttcgtactacgaaaaataaaaagggatgaaacatttaattttcactgcaaatattttattaatatacggtaaaattttagaaataaacatggagataggtaatatctagacgtcgttattaaggcggtagtttcaccctgaagaaagtaaggaaggcatgaaaaatttaatttatgttataaacagctttttaatgtcatgagaattttgataacatatacaaaaatagggtaacatctacatatcgcaattaaaaaggggctgttccgctctaaaaaaaaataggtaaaggggataaaaagttcaaattttattatacgcattattttaatacctgataaatttgcaaaatatacaagaaaatgggataacatcaggatgtcgttgttaaaggggcagtttcaccgtgcagaaaataaaaaggggatgaaaattttttgttcaggagcaattaaaattatgaaataaaattgtccgacattcataatttcgacataaaaatcatcgaaaaatcgtaaattatccgtcgcgacgcgtgctcacgagccagaatcagcgtaatcgtttaactcctgcgaaatttgccctaatcgcgatcatctgaagctgtagtgactccgtgtcattgttacaagtgcgccaacgatatttcaccaaattctgattcgctggatcaaccgaaacttgctggaccaattgaatttcggcggccgggggtggccagccgccttcgtaaaggtcgcgcgaacatgataatcacatttccgactcagcgcgaatatttttggctctacgcacggccggcactacaccataaatcgcacgaaacgaaaaatggttcgatggaactcgagcgataagcgaaaatgaaactttgttggtcatttttcaaattcgcgtgcttctgataagttcgaaacgtttctccggcgtatgaaatcaccgtgattctgtggaacgaagtattccctttccaacgaatccaagaacgttgatctgcgatactttgttgcaaatttatagcagttttgaaaaaaagtatagaagattaatgtgatttctgaggtcgtggaattctaggcgaacatttttcgaaattcagaataccataacttcgttaaaaaatatcgtagggtggtgtttttctactcattttagaagtccaatttcccagtttcgtagcatcttaattctcctgttttataaattttatttcgttaataccctgcactgtaaataaaaatggttccgtcctgtcgatttctcatattcgcatagatctgagtggttcaaaaaattgtttggcaaacgcaatcacaattattttaacgaacgaagtctcccctttcgaatgagcccgaaagtattgatctacgatttttgtttgccatcgtatagcaccttggattctcttccgaatgaaattctgaaattcaaaataccgtaactttgttaacaaaaaaaactgtagaatggtgttcttagatacatttcaaagggtgaaatcttcgctttcgcgccgtttggattatttagtattagtgcccgatcgcgagtgcctgatctccgttccttcatgaagtggctgaaacgacgagaaacgtggcagaaaagtataaatttcattgttttgtttctacacttttcattgataagtgttacatcgacgagattgcatagcgaatatattttagccaattggtgttatttcaatcatttcgatgataattttaatgacaataatttcaaggataataatttcaaagataataatttcgagaattatatttccaaagacaacaatttcggagacaacactttctagaataacaattacaaagatagtaatttctaggataacaatttcaaaaataataatttctagaataatttctgggataatttcgaaggtaataatttcgaagatagtaatttcgaagataatgatttcgaagatatcaatgtcgaagataacaattttgaagataacaatttcgaaaatgataatttcagaattaataatttcaaagatgataatttcgaagataataattgacaatttcggtcgaaattatagaaatcctgttaaatacaagcaaatactaaataaaatataattttcttgacattgcgatatcttctgaaccgtcgattagttctttattttcttggctacaacagtgaagtcacgatgctccttccctattctcttgcggaacgatacgtcactataacgaaagcccctgtaattaatcctttccaagacctttaagcggcacctcctcgcgatgatctgcgcgtaattggaagtcatgattgcagtcactaacttcggtatgctcagaaaattatggatcacgctattaattccagtgtcagatatcggtactttcacttgctgtccattattcagcgcattggcaacctccacggacacggacactaagccctcgccaatttttcgctgctgcatctccggcagcgtagccaggaacatcaactccataatacaatcaatattataatatttgaataaatttatcttgctgtgtatagcaatcagaaaatctacgtagcccctggcccggtgatgtacgcaattatccttgaatctttcaagccaactcttttggcaaggtcgccagaggaccgggcgatgtcgacgaaacggtgggcgcccacacggacgtcgcgggttagttacaggatctctcggcatcggatgatctctcaatatcttaattttattgagaacaacaccaacaacttccccagtcttgacgtcgactgcaacaatgctgacaccgtctttagcaatttccacacagagctcctcgagcgctctgacgctacaaggcgccgatatcagatttacggctttgcagatgctctcgttggggaaaaagcttttccttattacttgtaatgctccctccaaagtatcctccgtcagagactcgaactcgatttctccaccttctatggagccccactcaatgcaggattcagtattagttctggaactgaacgaaaagaaacaattaattagtatgcacgtaatattaaacggtatattaaacgacggaagctttaatcgaatcaagtttccagaaacgtttggagatacagtaatgtcttcctaactgacgctcgatttacgcacagaaatggacaatctgggaagaggagacacgattactcgagcctcgcggctcgtttttatagttatcggtgaatcgacaactttgtagacgactcgtttttataagcgaatagattggaaatatctatacgccaggattaaacacatttttccgttccgaaaaacttgcaatttctcgatccatccgtttcgaatggcacgatgtttcaatgcgcatacttctaaattcataatttcgaaattatctggtttctgtagtttctgatttttaagattccaattccaattcaaatcaaattgacggtttttaaattctctgatttataaatttacaatttcgaagtcagctgatttctatatgatcaaatttttaagatttcaatttctaaattctttgatttataaattcacgatttttcagttttctgaaattttaattgttatcaactggtttctaaatgttctagttcttaccgtttcaatttctgaattgtttgatttctgcatttacgctttttaagatttccgactcttaaatttacaaatttttaaatcatctgcttcccaaattttctaaatcttatcattttaatttctaaattctttgatttacaaattcacgatttttaagttctccgatttctatatatataaatgtacattttttaaattatctagtatttaaattttctaattttcaagatttcaatttacaaatttgaataatcgtatctcctcttcccaacttgtccatcttcgtgcactatccgagcgtcaattagggagaattctccgtatccggccaaaatAGAGGTTGACTCatatctcgatgaaaaatatattttatttataaatatttaaattcgtaaaaataaattgtctttcttatacccgacacacggaaaacattagtcaaaacaagtgactgaagaatgttcgcggaagaatatagcaaaaatgtacgtaccat is part of the Megalopta genalis isolate 19385.01 unplaced genomic scaffold, iyMegGena1_principal scaffold0082, whole genome shotgun sequence genome and harbors:
- the LOC143261999 gene encoding uncharacterized protein LOC143261999, producing MECSRTNTESCIEWGSIEGGEIEFESLTEDTLEGALQVIRKSFFPNESICKAVNLISAPCSVRALEELCVEIAKDGVSIVAVDVKTGEVVGVVLNKIKILRDHPMPRDPVTNPRRPCGRPPFRRHRPVLWRPCQKSWLERFKDNCVHHRARGYVDFLIAIHSKINLFKYYNIDCIMELMFLATLPEMQQRKIGEGLVSVSVEVANALNNGQQVKVPISDTGINSVIHNFLSIPNFPICVQGLSAVCLRHQLLEG